In the genome of Pseudomonas sp. LBUM920, one region contains:
- a CDS encoding response regulator — MAKLDHLLIVDDDPQIRQLLCDYLSDAGFQVSTAADGKEMRRRLALNVIDLIVLDLMLPGEDGLSLCRELRVSSNTPVVMLTAKGSLIDRIVGLEIGADDYLPKPFDPRELLVRIKVVLRRVQSFPDRARLDEAPSIRFADWQLDTRARQLLSPEGVVVSLGNSDYRVLRLLLQHPNRPLSRDFLLNHVFDKDSTPFDRSIDVCVSRLRSQLPAGLIKTVRNEGYMLTADDVVLGS; from the coding sequence ATGGCAAAGCTTGACCACCTGTTGATCGTTGATGACGACCCGCAAATCCGCCAACTGCTCTGCGACTACTTGAGTGACGCGGGCTTTCAGGTGTCTACCGCCGCCGACGGCAAGGAAATGCGCCGCCGCCTGGCGCTGAATGTGATCGACCTGATCGTGCTCGACCTGATGCTGCCCGGCGAAGACGGCCTTAGCCTGTGCCGCGAGCTGCGGGTCAGCTCCAACACGCCGGTGGTGATGCTCACGGCCAAGGGCTCGTTGATCGACCGCATCGTCGGCCTGGAAATCGGTGCCGACGACTACTTGCCCAAACCCTTCGACCCGCGTGAATTGCTGGTGCGCATCAAGGTGGTGTTACGCCGGGTACAAAGTTTTCCGGACCGTGCGCGCCTGGATGAGGCGCCCAGCATTCGGTTCGCCGACTGGCAACTCGACACACGGGCGCGGCAGCTGCTCAGCCCCGAAGGCGTGGTGGTCAGCCTCGGCAATTCGGATTACCGCGTGTTGCGCCTGTTGTTGCAGCACCCCAATCGCCCGTTGAGCCGCGACTTTCTGCTCAACCATGTGTTCGACAAGGACAGCACGCCGTTCGACCGCTCCATTGACGTGTGCGTCAGTCGCTTGCGCTCGCAGCTGCCGGCGGGGCTGATCAAGACCGTGCGCAACGAGGGTTACATGCTCACCGCCGATGACGTGGTGCTGGGGTCGTGA
- a CDS encoding ATP-binding protein has product MRLLPRSLFGRLVLILVSGMLAAQALTSSIWYDRRHGQVLEIPARLIATRLADVVRLMHSDPQQAHQLIQLLDTPHFRLTLSDQASSTPSTLTDSDRPTERLIKQVLAQKTGYAQTLSLLRLSLVDGEGQTAGLSTLLSSRPVVGQFLIDLRLPDGRWLRVDASEEQGWTSTSPLDLLFDYVMRIYLLRVLVLVVIALVAVRLAIRPLNALAKAAEALGRDIQRPPLPVDGPTEVRRAAQAFNAMQQRLIANIAERTRFLAAISHDLRSPITRLRLRTEMLEDTRTQERFRSDLEEMEHMVASTLDFVSSGEINETRQNIDINALLQSLQADLEDVGESVTIVGRAKQPLPGYARSLKRCVQNLLENAVRYGSEVVVRVEDQADSLQIVISDRGPGIPQEQLEQVMEPFYRVEGSRNAETGGYGLGLSIAHTIARAHEGRLSLSNREGGGLEVVLLLWRAGLPRAGVRSSPKT; this is encoded by the coding sequence GTGAGACTGCTGCCGCGTTCGCTGTTCGGGCGCCTGGTGCTGATTCTGGTCAGCGGCATGCTCGCGGCCCAGGCACTGACCAGCAGCATCTGGTACGACCGGCGTCATGGCCAGGTGCTGGAAATCCCCGCACGGCTGATCGCCACGCGTTTGGCGGACGTGGTGCGCCTGATGCACAGCGACCCGCAGCAGGCCCACCAGTTGATCCAGCTGCTTGATACGCCGCACTTTCGGCTGACCTTGAGCGACCAGGCCAGCAGCACGCCCAGCACGCTCACCGACAGCGACCGGCCCACCGAGCGCCTGATCAAGCAGGTGTTGGCGCAAAAAACCGGCTACGCGCAAACCCTGAGCCTTTTACGCCTGTCGCTGGTCGATGGCGAAGGGCAGACCGCCGGGCTTTCAACCTTGCTCAGCTCAAGGCCGGTGGTCGGGCAGTTTCTGATCGACCTGCGCCTGCCCGATGGGCGCTGGTTGCGCGTGGACGCCAGTGAAGAGCAGGGCTGGACCAGTACCTCGCCGCTGGACCTGTTGTTCGATTACGTGATGCGCATCTATTTGCTGCGAGTGCTGGTGCTGGTGGTCATCGCTCTGGTGGCGGTGCGCCTGGCCATCCGCCCGCTGAATGCCCTGGCCAAGGCCGCCGAGGCGCTGGGTCGGGACATCCAGCGCCCACCGTTACCGGTGGATGGCCCGACTGAAGTGCGCCGCGCCGCCCAGGCGTTTAATGCGATGCAGCAACGGCTGATCGCCAATATCGCCGAGCGCACGCGCTTTCTCGCGGCAATTTCCCACGACCTGCGCTCGCCGATCACACGCCTGCGCCTGCGCACGGAAATGCTCGAAGACACGCGCACCCAGGAGCGCTTTCGCAGCGACCTGGAAGAAATGGAACACATGGTGGCCAGCACCCTGGACTTTGTCAGCAGCGGTGAGATCAACGAGACGCGACAGAACATCGACATCAATGCCTTGCTGCAAAGCCTGCAGGCGGACCTGGAAGACGTGGGCGAAAGCGTGACCATCGTGGGCCGCGCCAAGCAACCGTTGCCGGGGTATGCGCGCAGTCTCAAACGCTGTGTGCAGAACTTGCTGGAAAACGCGGTGCGTTATGGCAGCGAGGTGGTGGTGCGGGTCGAGGATCAGGCGGACAGCTTGCAGATTGTCATCAGTGACCGCGGACCGGGGATTCCCCAGGAACAGCTGGAGCAGGTGATGGAGCCGTTTTACCGGGTGGAAGGTTCACGCAATGCCGAAACCGGCGGGTATGGGTTGGGGTTGAGTATTGCGCATACGATTGCGCGGGCGCATGAGGGGCGGTTGAGTTTGAGTAACCGGGAGGGCGGGGGCCTGGAGGTGGTGCTGCTGTTGTGGCGAGCGGGCTTGCCCCGCGCTGGGGTGCGAAGCAGCCCCAAAACCTGA
- a CDS encoding SEC-C metal-binding domain-containing protein, whose translation MTQQPHVHGPDCNHDHDHHDHHDHDHGHVHGPNCGHAHQEPVRNALKDVGRNDPCPCGSEKKFKKCHGA comes from the coding sequence ATGACTCAGCAACCCCATGTCCATGGTCCTGACTGCAACCACGATCACGACCACCATGATCATCATGATCACGACCACGGCCATGTCCACGGCCCGAACTGCGGCCACGCTCACCAGGAGCCGGTGCGCAACGCCCTGAAAGACGTCGGCCGCAACGATCCTTGCCCATGCGGCAGCGAGAAGAAATTCAAGAAGTGCCACGGGGCCTGA
- a CDS encoding LEA type 2 family protein — MLRMYSLMLALTLGLTGCASWFEDSSPPPHVSLVKVEVVRAKLLEQRFKLYFRVDNRDDADLTVRGLIYKVSLGDFVLTEGESNEWLTVPPRGHAFFRVKVRTNLWPQIRDVVQMLKNPSKPVPYRLEGELKTGLFIGNDVQVNHNGEIIPGDFIPERHR; from the coding sequence ATGCTTCGGATGTACAGCTTGATGCTGGCGTTGACCCTGGGCCTCACCGGGTGCGCGTCCTGGTTCGAGGACAGCTCGCCCCCGCCTCATGTCTCCCTGGTGAAGGTTGAAGTGGTGCGCGCCAAATTGCTCGAGCAGCGCTTCAAGCTGTACTTTCGCGTGGATAACCGCGACGACGCCGACCTCACGGTGCGCGGCCTGATCTACAAAGTCAGCCTGGGCGATTTCGTGCTGACCGAAGGCGAGTCCAACGAATGGCTGACCGTACCACCGCGCGGCCATGCTTTTTTCCGGGTGAAGGTGCGGACCAACCTCTGGCCGCAGATACGCGATGTGGTACAGATGCTTAAAAACCCGAGCAAACCCGTGCCCTATCGCCTGGAAGGCGAGCTGAAAACCGGATTATTCATCGGTAATGACGTGCAGGTGAACCACAATGGCGAGATAATCCCCGGCGATTTTATTCCGGAGCGACATCGATGA
- a CDS encoding YchJ family protein has protein sequence MSTSICPCGSGNLLDACCGHYHAGHPAPCASALMRSRYSAYVLGLVDYLVATTLPAQQAGLDRAAIGAWSAQSTWLGLEVESSEVFGGQPEHAFVTFTARWHDSTGEHSHREQSSFVQNEGRWYFIDPTVEVKAGRNDVCLCGSGQKFKKCCSSYL, from the coding sequence ATGAGTACATCCATTTGCCCATGCGGCAGCGGCAATCTGCTGGATGCGTGCTGCGGCCATTATCACGCCGGTCACCCGGCGCCCTGTGCCAGCGCATTGATGCGTTCGCGCTATAGCGCCTACGTGCTGGGGTTGGTGGACTACCTGGTAGCCACTACTTTGCCTGCGCAACAAGCCGGACTGGACCGCGCCGCCATCGGCGCCTGGAGTGCCCAGAGCACCTGGCTGGGCCTGGAAGTGGAAAGCTCCGAAGTGTTTGGCGGCCAGCCGGAGCATGCGTTCGTGACGTTCACTGCTCGCTGGCACGACAGCACCGGAGAACACAGCCACCGTGAACAGTCCTCTTTCGTACAGAATGAGGGGCGCTGGTACTTCATCGACCCGACAGTGGAGGTGAAGGCCGGGCGCAATGATGTATGTTTGTGCGGCAGTGGGCAGAAATTCAAGAAGTGCTGCTCCAGCTACCTCTAA